The window CTTTTCCAAACGCCCGCTTCAACTCGACCTTCGCGCGCTGCAGGCGCTCGCGCTGGGTTTGCGGGAGCGTGCGGCCGGCGCGGTTGATGTAAAACGTCAGCATCGAGAGCGCGGAACGATAGGCGCCGGCCTTGCGGCGCGATGAGCGTTCCGCCGAGCGCTTGAGGGATGCTGCGATCTTCCTCGGATCCTTGAGCGTGAACACGCCGCGCTTCAGATCGAGCGCGTCGCTTTCCCGTGTCACGCGCTGCGACCAGCGTTTTGCGGTGGTCTTGCGCGCCGTTGTTCTGCGCGCCGTCGTTTTGCGGGCGCGCTGGGCTTTCCGGTGCACTGCCATCTTGGCCTCCATGCCATTGCAGCCGAAAAACGGTCGCGATCCCGATCTGTTCCTTTGCCCCAATGCGGGAACTTGCGCGCGCCGGAGGCGTTGAAAGAAGCGGTCCCGGAATGCCGTTTTCCCGGGATATTCCTCATTGGTTCGACGGAATGGATTTGCAGCTGACCAAGCGCCATTCGACGGCTGCTACGATGGCGCCGGCGCGCCGTGACGATGATCGGATCATCGAAACCAGCATTCCATCGCGTCTCGACGCTCTCCCCTGGAGCGGCTTCCATACCCGGGTCGTGATGGCGCTCG is drawn from Bradyrhizobium lablabi and contains these coding sequences:
- a CDS encoding DUF3175 domain-containing protein, with protein sequence MAVHRKAQRARKTTARRTTARKTTAKRWSQRVTRESDALDLKRGVFTLKDPRKIAASLKRSAERSSRRKAGAYRSALSMLTFYINRAGRTLPQTQRERLQRAKVELKRAFGKDE